In one Methylobacterium sp. SyP6R genomic region, the following are encoded:
- a CDS encoding RidA family protein, with protein sequence MKTLNPSTVWTVPEQFRSIYTHALEDPAGRTLYVSGQFGVAPDGQMKTEFPEQIEQAMDNVEALLAAAGMALPDVAKATFFLTRADDLPALGHARRTRWASETPAAVTVIIVAGLARPDALVEVEVTAVRT encoded by the coding sequence ATGAAGACCCTGAACCCATCCACCGTCTGGACGGTGCCGGAGCAGTTCCGCTCCATCTATACCCATGCTCTGGAAGACCCTGCGGGGCGCACGCTCTACGTCTCGGGTCAATTCGGCGTTGCGCCGGATGGACAGATGAAGACTGAGTTCCCCGAGCAGATCGAGCAGGCGATGGACAATGTTGAGGCCCTGCTCGCGGCAGCTGGAATGGCTCTCCCCGACGTCGCCAAGGCTACTTTCTTTCTGACACGGGCGGATGATCTTCCGGCCCTCGGTCACGCGCGTCGCACCCGCTGGGCTTCGGAGACGCCTGCGGCGGTGACGGTTATCATCGTCGCCGGGCTGGCTCGGCCGGATGCCCTCGTTGAGGTCGAAGTCACGGCGGTTCGGACTTAG
- a CDS encoding DMT family transporter: MQSAARASAAVRPPVEAARPADNIPLGIALMIGATVLLTLSNAFSKHLVAHYPVGEVMFLRSSIAFGLVGAVMLPVTGLGVFRTKRPGAHLGRGLSQAISQTLTVLALGLMPLAGVTAIGFSAPLFAAVVAILWHKEASDPVRWGVLLVGFLGVLVVTNPGADSLQVGALFALGNAVMYGTVTVAVRGMAKTEKASTLLIWQMAVMAAAHSLLLVFGFRWPGGFDALLFGLLGASNVGAQYLWTRALAAAPATAVSPFYYLMLVWGMGLGYLAFGEVPNSHLVIGGVIVVAAGALLLWHETLMRRGHATRMPAWVGAWMRGRDGGPVRLARPEVHRLHRPVALGLSRDFAG; encoded by the coding sequence ATGCAGAGCGCCGCTCGCGCGTCGGCGGCCGTTCGGCCGCCGGTGGAGGCCGCACGCCCGGCCGACAACATCCCTCTCGGCATCGCGCTGATGATCGGCGCGACTGTGCTGCTGACCCTGTCGAACGCGTTCTCCAAGCACCTCGTCGCCCATTACCCGGTCGGCGAGGTGATGTTCCTGCGCTCCTCGATCGCCTTCGGGCTGGTCGGCGCCGTGATGCTGCCGGTGACGGGGCTCGGGGTGTTCCGCACGAAGCGGCCCGGCGCCCATCTCGGCCGCGGGCTGTCGCAGGCGATCTCCCAGACGCTGACGGTGCTCGCCCTCGGGCTGATGCCGCTCGCCGGCGTCACGGCGATCGGCTTCTCGGCGCCGCTCTTCGCGGCCGTGGTCGCGATCCTCTGGCACAAGGAGGCGTCGGACCCGGTGCGCTGGGGCGTGCTGCTGGTGGGCTTCCTCGGCGTGCTGGTGGTGACCAATCCGGGCGCCGATTCGCTCCAGGTCGGGGCGTTGTTCGCGCTGGGCAACGCCGTGATGTACGGCACCGTCACGGTGGCGGTGCGCGGCATGGCCAAGACCGAGAAGGCCTCGACCCTGCTGATCTGGCAGATGGCCGTGATGGCGGCGGCCCATTCGCTGCTGCTGGTCTTCGGCTTCCGCTGGCCGGGCGGGTTCGATGCTCTCCTGTTCGGGCTGCTCGGCGCCTCGAATGTCGGCGCGCAATATCTCTGGACCCGGGCGCTCGCCGCGGCCCCGGCCACCGCGGTGTCGCCGTTCTACTACCTGATGCTGGTCTGGGGCATGGGGCTCGGCTACCTCGCCTTCGGCGAGGTCCCGAATTCGCACCTCGTCATCGGCGGCGTGATCGTGGTGGCGGCCGGCGCCCTGCTCCTGTGGCACGAGACCTTGATGCGGCGGGGGCACGCGACGCGGATGCCGGCCTGGGTCGGGGCCTGGATGCGCGGGCGCGATGGGGGGCCGGTGCGGCTTGCCCGCCCGGAGGTCCATCGGTTGCACAGGCCGGTGGCGCTGGGGCTGTCACGGGATTTTGCGGGTTGA
- a CDS encoding helix-turn-helix transcriptional regulator, which yields MSGTRMTLPVDQRRLLGAFLRARREALAPAAIGQPTGRRRTPGLRREEVAQLSGLSTTWYTWVEQGRDIALSAQALARLAEALRLNPAERAYLFELTRRRDPAAPVAAPVPDAAPPELLDALHALSAPAYLLDRLWQARGWNAAAGRLFAPWFDSGEPCLLRFVFLHAAARRFIEDWENRARRLLAEFRADTGHNPDDPAMDALVRDLRRRSAEFTTFWNEHAVLAREGGLRTFDHPQDGILRYEQVTFVPASQPDHKLVVLLPR from the coding sequence ATGTCCGGCACCCGCATGACCCTGCCCGTCGACCAGCGGCGCCTCCTCGGTGCCTTCCTGCGCGCCCGCCGCGAGGCGCTGGCGCCCGCCGCGATCGGGCAGCCGACCGGCCGTCGGCGCACGCCCGGCCTGCGGCGCGAGGAGGTGGCGCAGCTCAGCGGGCTGAGCACGACCTGGTACACCTGGGTCGAGCAGGGGCGCGACATCGCCCTGTCGGCTCAAGCGCTCGCCCGGCTGGCGGAGGCGCTTCGCCTCAACCCGGCGGAGCGCGCCTACCTGTTCGAGCTGACCCGGCGGCGCGACCCCGCCGCGCCCGTCGCCGCGCCGGTGCCGGACGCCGCGCCGCCCGAGTTGCTGGATGCGCTTCATGCCCTGTCGGCGCCGGCCTATCTCCTCGACCGGCTCTGGCAGGCGCGCGGCTGGAACGCGGCCGCAGGCCGCCTGTTCGCCCCCTGGTTCGACAGCGGCGAGCCCTGCCTGCTGCGGTTCGTGTTCCTGCACGCGGCGGCGCGCCGCTTCATCGAGGACTGGGAGAACCGCGCCCGCCGTCTGCTCGCCGAGTTCCGGGCCGATACCGGGCACAACCCGGACGATCCCGCGATGGACGCCCTCGTCCGCGACCTGCGCCGGCGCAGTGCCGAGTTCACGACGTTCTGGAACGAGCATGCGGTGCTGGCGCGGGAAGGGGGTCTGCGGACATTCGACCACCCGCAGGACGGCATCCTGCGCTACGAACAGGTCACCTTCGTTCCCGCGAGCCAGCCGGATCACAAGCTGGTCGTGCTGTTACCGCGGTAG
- a CDS encoding ACT domain-containing protein, whose translation MINHIVRERNAMIAAMKPELDEGTYFFCSTRDSLIIERCAGKALMIFVEKEGVTLLLKRTDAEAHGFGTHLPMSRIVLEVFSALDGVGLTAAVASTLADEGISCNVVAAYHHDHVFVPQESAEAALNALKSRQQQAKNEVD comes from the coding sequence ATGATCAACCATATTGTCCGTGAGCGCAATGCCATGATCGCCGCCATGAAGCCTGAGCTTGACGAAGGCACCTACTTCTTCTGCTCGACCAGAGATAGCCTTATCATCGAGAGATGCGCAGGAAAGGCCCTCATGATCTTCGTCGAGAAGGAGGGAGTGACGCTTCTTCTCAAACGAACCGACGCCGAGGCGCATGGGTTCGGCACCCATCTACCGATGAGCCGAATCGTGCTTGAAGTTTTTTCCGCTTTGGACGGCGTTGGGCTGACCGCGGCAGTGGCCTCAACGCTCGCCGACGAGGGTATTTCTTGCAACGTCGTAGCGGCCTATCACCACGATCATGTCTTTGTCCCTCAAGAGAGCGCGGAAGCAGCGCTCAACGCACTCAAGTCGAGGCAGCAACAGGCCAAGAACGAAGTCGACTAG